In Pantoea phytobeneficialis, one genomic interval encodes:
- a CDS encoding SfnB family sulfur acquisition oxidoreductase: MTQVQPKLPATRINDAQQALAVAQQLAEQFRRDAALRDRERQLPHHELAQFFASGLGAITVPRAFGGIAIPSAQLAAIVAILSEADAAIGQVPQNHFYALEVLRVNGSPAQQQRLYDEVLAGVHLGNALAEFNSPSAHQRSTRVTAGRLTGSKFYATGALFADRIPTAARGDDDKEQLVFVPRHQAGVSVIDDWSGFGQRTTGSGSVQFVDVIVSDEDVVPFQTAFERPTAVGPFAQILHAAIDQGIARAAFNDMLDFLRNRARPWPDSGVERASDDPLTLDRTGRLAARLSAGDALLALAGDAVDRAQQHATAENVAAASVTVAQARAWTTEVSLEAGNLLFELGGSRASLREHNFDRHWRNARTHTLHDPVRWKYPAIGNYLLNGVLPPRRGTL; this comes from the coding sequence ATGACGCAGGTTCAGCCTAAACTGCCCGCCACGCGGATTAACGATGCGCAGCAGGCGCTGGCGGTGGCACAGCAGCTGGCGGAGCAATTCCGACGTGATGCCGCGCTGCGCGATCGCGAACGTCAACTGCCGCATCATGAGCTGGCACAGTTTTTCGCCTCGGGTCTGGGGGCGATTACCGTGCCTCGGGCATTCGGTGGGATAGCCATCCCCTCGGCACAGTTGGCGGCGATTGTGGCCATCCTCAGTGAAGCGGATGCTGCTATCGGTCAGGTGCCACAAAACCATTTCTACGCGCTGGAAGTATTACGGGTTAACGGCAGCCCGGCGCAGCAGCAGCGGCTGTATGACGAAGTGCTGGCCGGGGTACATCTGGGCAATGCGCTGGCAGAGTTCAACTCGCCATCGGCGCACCAGCGCAGCACCCGTGTGACAGCGGGACGGCTTACCGGTAGCAAGTTTTACGCTACCGGCGCGTTGTTTGCTGACCGCATCCCCACCGCCGCGCGCGGTGATGACGACAAAGAACAGCTGGTCTTTGTCCCGCGCCATCAGGCGGGTGTCAGCGTGATTGATGACTGGAGCGGCTTTGGTCAGCGCACCACCGGCAGCGGCAGCGTGCAGTTTGTCGATGTCATCGTTAGCGATGAAGATGTGGTGCCATTTCAGACCGCGTTTGAACGGCCCACTGCCGTTGGTCCTTTTGCACAGATTCTGCATGCGGCAATCGATCAGGGTATCGCCCGTGCGGCCTTCAATGACATGCTCGATTTTCTGCGTAACCGCGCCCGTCCGTGGCCGGACAGCGGGGTTGAGCGCGCCAGCGACGATCCCTTGACGCTGGATCGTACCGGTCGTCTGGCCGCACGGTTATCCGCCGGAGATGCCCTGCTGGCGCTGGCGGGTGATGCGGTGGATCGGGCCCAGCAACACGCCACGGCAGAAAACGTGGCGGCGGCCTCAGTCACCGTGGCGCAAGCGCGTGCCTGGACCACCGAAGTCTCGCTGGAGGCGGGCAACCTGTTGTTTGAGTTGGGTGGATCGCGCGCCAGCCTGCGCGAACATAACTTCGACCGCCACTGGCGCAATGCACGCACCCATACCTTGCACGATCCGGTGCGCTGGAAATACCCGGCGATTGGTAACTACCTGTTGAACGGCGTGTTACCGCCGCGCCGGGGGACGCTATGA
- a CDS encoding methionine ABC transporter ATP-binding protein, which produces MVSLTLPGEQDAVLEPAHEGSGKAHVQILGLSKRYAGQTQDALKNINLQVKRGEIFGIIGRSGAGKSTLIRCLNRLEAPSAGQVVIDGIDIGTLRDRELVQWRRRTGMIFQHFNLLSAKTVRENIELPMKVAGVPAAERQRKVDELLALVGLEQRQHAWPAQLSGGQKQRVGIARALVHDPELLLCDEATSALDPETTRAILALLKKINQQRHITIVLITHEMDVVHDLCHQVAVIDQGEIIERGPVWRVYSDPQQETTRQLLNPQHQALPEYLVPLLTSQRQNTQSRLLVRLRYTGQGASPDLGALSRRLAGEVTLLFSAIEWVENKATGQLLLLLDTSHDRAATQQALNGIADQLEIAGYVTGL; this is translated from the coding sequence ATGGTGAGCCTGACGTTACCCGGTGAGCAGGATGCTGTGCTGGAGCCTGCGCACGAAGGATCGGGTAAGGCGCATGTACAGATACTGGGCCTGAGCAAACGCTATGCCGGACAGACGCAGGACGCGTTAAAAAACATTAACTTGCAGGTTAAACGCGGCGAGATTTTCGGCATTATCGGACGTAGCGGTGCCGGTAAATCGACCTTGATCCGCTGCCTCAATCGGCTTGAAGCACCGAGTGCCGGGCAGGTGGTGATAGATGGCATCGACATCGGTACTTTGCGTGACCGGGAGCTGGTGCAGTGGCGACGCCGCACCGGCATGATTTTTCAGCACTTCAATCTGCTGTCGGCGAAGACGGTGCGGGAAAACATTGAGCTGCCAATGAAAGTCGCCGGGGTGCCTGCCGCCGAGCGTCAGCGCAAAGTCGATGAACTGCTGGCGCTGGTGGGGCTGGAGCAGCGTCAGCACGCCTGGCCTGCTCAGCTCTCTGGCGGCCAAAAGCAACGGGTCGGTATCGCACGCGCGCTGGTACATGACCCGGAATTGTTGTTGTGTGATGAGGCTACATCGGCACTTGACCCGGAAACCACCCGCGCCATTCTCGCGCTGCTGAAGAAGATCAATCAGCAGCGCCATATCACCATTGTGTTGATCACCCATGAGATGGATGTCGTGCATGACTTATGTCATCAGGTGGCGGTGATTGATCAAGGCGAAATCATCGAACGTGGCCCGGTGTGGCGTGTGTATAGCGACCCGCAACAGGAGACGACCCGACAGCTCCTTAACCCACAACATCAGGCATTACCGGAATATCTTGTGCCGTTGCTGACGTCGCAACGCCAGAATACGCAGTCGCGCCTGCTGGTTCGGTTGCGCTACACCGGTCAGGGGGCTTCGCCGGATCTTGGTGCACTCAGCCGTCGGCTCGCAGGTGAGGTTACGTTGCTGTTCAGCGCGATTGAATGGGTGGAAAACAAAGCGACCGGCCAGCTGTTGTTGTTGCTGGATACCAGCCATGACCGCGCGGCGACACAGCAGGCATTAAACGGCATCGCCGACCAACTGGAGATTGCAGGATATGTCACTGGGCTTTGA
- a CDS encoding methionine ABC transporter permease, whose translation MSLGFERLWTGLLDTLLMVGVSSLFALALGLPMAVILVVTGRGDLFPNPLLNRLLGWVVNLFRSIPFLILMVALIPFTRWVVGTTYGVWAATVPLTLAATPFFARIAEVSLREVDKGLTEAAQAMGFHRWHIVWHVLLPEARPGIVSGFTITLVTMINASAMAGAIGAGGLGDLAYRYGYQRFDMQVMLTVIVVLVALVTLLQFFGDRLSRRLNHR comes from the coding sequence ATGTCACTGGGCTTTGAACGTTTGTGGACCGGATTGTTGGACACGCTGTTGATGGTTGGCGTGTCGTCGCTGTTTGCGCTGGCGCTGGGATTGCCGATGGCGGTGATCCTTGTGGTGACCGGACGTGGCGATCTGTTCCCCAATCCCTTGTTGAACCGGTTGTTGGGCTGGGTGGTGAATCTGTTTCGCTCCATCCCGTTTCTGATCCTGATGGTGGCGCTGATCCCTTTTACCCGCTGGGTCGTTGGCACCACCTACGGCGTATGGGCGGCAACGGTGCCACTGACCCTGGCGGCCACGCCGTTTTTCGCGCGTATTGCCGAGGTGAGTTTACGCGAAGTGGACAAAGGATTGACCGAAGCAGCGCAGGCGATGGGGTTCCACCGCTGGCATATCGTCTGGCATGTGTTGCTGCCGGAAGCGCGACCAGGCATCGTCAGCGGTTTTACCATCACGTTAGTCACAATGATCAACGCCTCTGCTATGGCCGGAGCGATTGGCGCGGGTGGACTGGGTGACCTGGCATATCGCTACGGTTATCAGCGCTTTGATATGCAGGTGATGCTGACGGTGATTGTGGTGCTGGTGGCACTGGTCACGCTGTTGCAATTCTTTGGTGACCGTTTATCGCGTCGTCTCAATCATCGTTAA
- a CDS encoding LLM class flavin-dependent oxidoreductase, with translation MSQQHILLNAFNMNCVGHIHHGMWTHPQDKSVDFNSLAYWTELAQLLERGLFDGLFIADILGVYDVYQQGINLTASESIQLPVNDPLMLVSAMAGVTQHLGFGVTANLSYEAPYPFARRLSTLDHLTEGRIGWNIVTGYLDSAARAVGQRELLAHDRRYDQADEFLDVSYQLWEGSWQDDALVVDRQRRLYADAQKIHHINHQGEFYQVQGYHLSSPSPQRTPLLFQAGSSPRGIQFAARHAECSFVNASSPALMRQQTQRLRQAAVDAGRRADDLRIFMGVSVIVAPSEREAQEKHRSYLEYASPEAGIAHFSSSIGLDLAAFGLDEPITSDDTRAIESVSKAYSGWTRRRLLEQHAMGSRYPLIVGNPSQVADQLIHWIDEGDIDGFNLTRILNPQSYRDFIDLVVPELQQRGRFKTAYQPGSLRKKIFQQQDRLPDRHPAAQWRPAANRR, from the coding sequence ATGAGTCAGCAGCATATCCTGCTTAACGCCTTCAATATGAATTGCGTCGGTCATATCCATCACGGCATGTGGACGCATCCGCAGGACAAATCGGTGGATTTCAACTCACTGGCCTACTGGACCGAGCTGGCGCAACTGCTGGAGCGCGGCCTGTTCGATGGCCTGTTTATCGCCGATATTCTGGGCGTGTATGACGTCTATCAGCAGGGTATCAACCTGACAGCCAGTGAGTCGATTCAGCTTCCGGTCAACGATCCGCTGATGCTGGTTTCGGCGATGGCGGGCGTCACGCAGCATCTGGGCTTCGGCGTCACCGCGAATCTGAGCTACGAAGCGCCGTATCCCTTTGCGCGTCGTCTGTCCACTCTCGACCATCTGACTGAGGGACGTATCGGCTGGAATATCGTGACCGGCTACCTCGACAGCGCGGCGCGTGCCGTGGGGCAGCGCGAACTGCTGGCACACGATCGTCGTTACGATCAGGCTGATGAGTTTCTGGATGTCAGTTATCAATTGTGGGAGGGCAGTTGGCAGGATGACGCGCTGGTGGTGGACCGCCAGCGGCGCTTATATGCCGATGCGCAGAAAATTCATCACATCAATCATCAGGGCGAATTTTACCAGGTGCAGGGTTATCACCTCAGCAGCCCGTCACCGCAACGCACGCCACTGCTGTTTCAGGCGGGTAGCTCGCCACGCGGTATCCAATTTGCGGCGCGTCATGCCGAATGCAGCTTTGTCAACGCCAGCTCCCCGGCACTGATGCGCCAGCAGACTCAGCGTCTGCGCCAGGCCGCAGTCGATGCCGGGCGGCGCGCCGACGATTTGCGCATCTTTATGGGTGTCAGCGTGATTGTTGCTCCCAGCGAACGCGAGGCGCAGGAGAAGCATCGCAGCTACCTCGAATACGCCAGCCCGGAAGCGGGCATCGCTCATTTCTCCAGCTCAATTGGGCTGGATTTGGCGGCTTTCGGACTCGATGAACCCATTACCAGCGATGACACGCGGGCGATTGAATCGGTAAGCAAAGCCTATAGCGGTTGGACGCGGCGGCGCTTGTTGGAACAGCACGCGATGGGTAGTCGCTACCCCCTGATTGTGGGGAACCCGTCGCAGGTGGCGGATCAACTGATCCACTGGATCGACGAGGGCGATATTGATGGATTTAACCTGACGCGCATTCTCAACCCGCAAAGTTACCGTGACTTTATCGATTTGGTCGTGCCGGAACTGCAACAACGTGGACGCTTTAAGACCGCCTACCAGCCCGGCTCACTGCGTAAAAAGATTTTTCAGCAACAGGATCGTCTGCCTGACCGCCATCCGGCGGCGCAGTGGCGACCTGCCGCCAACCGTCGTTAA
- a CDS encoding SDR family oxidoreductase encodes MQKQALIVGISGVIGRALAEKLLREGWQVTGLSRGRGAVPEGCHSLTADLTDAVAVRQALAGVKPDAVFFSVWARQANEKENIRVNGAMVRNVIEALGERLHGAHVALVTGLKHYLGPFEAYGKGAVPVTPFREEQGRQPVDNFYYAQEDEIFAGAEKYGYRWSVHRPHTIIGYALGNAMNMGQTLAVYATLCREKGWPFIFPGSPEQWHGVSDVTDAGLLAEQLVWAATAPTAANQDFNAVNGDVFRWNWLWPRLAAYFGIEAADYPPQMMPLEGRMQAATDAWREIAQRDGLREADIDKLVSWWHTDADLGRPMEAFTDMSKSRKAGFIGYQSTLDAFVQLFEKLKAERVIP; translated from the coding sequence ATGCAGAAGCAGGCGTTAATTGTTGGTATCAGCGGCGTGATTGGTCGTGCGCTGGCCGAGAAACTGTTACGTGAAGGTTGGCAGGTGACCGGGTTGTCGCGTGGGCGTGGCGCAGTGCCAGAAGGATGCCACAGCCTGACCGCAGATCTGACCGATGCCGTAGCAGTACGTCAGGCATTGGCTGGAGTGAAGCCGGATGCGGTGTTCTTCAGCGTCTGGGCGCGGCAGGCAAATGAGAAAGAGAACATTCGCGTTAACGGTGCGATGGTGCGCAACGTCATTGAGGCGCTGGGCGAGCGGTTGCACGGTGCACATGTGGCGCTGGTGACCGGGTTGAAACACTATCTCGGGCCATTCGAAGCCTATGGCAAAGGGGCGGTGCCGGTTACGCCGTTCCGCGAGGAGCAGGGGCGTCAGCCGGTCGATAATTTCTATTACGCGCAGGAGGATGAGATCTTTGCCGGTGCGGAGAAATACGGTTACCGCTGGAGCGTGCACCGTCCTCATACCATTATCGGTTATGCCCTCGGCAACGCGATGAACATGGGCCAGACGCTGGCGGTGTATGCCACGTTGTGTCGCGAAAAGGGCTGGCCGTTTATTTTTCCCGGCTCACCGGAACAGTGGCACGGCGTATCGGATGTCACCGATGCCGGTTTGCTAGCTGAGCAACTGGTATGGGCGGCGACCGCACCGACGGCAGCCAATCAGGACTTCAACGCGGTGAACGGCGACGTTTTCCGCTGGAACTGGCTGTGGCCGCGTCTGGCGGCGTATTTTGGTATTGAAGCCGCCGACTATCCGCCACAGATGATGCCGTTGGAAGGACGTATGCAGGCAGCAACTGACGCATGGCGCGAGATTGCGCAGCGTGACGGATTGCGCGAGGCGGATATCGATAAGTTGGTTTCATGGTGGCATACCGATGCCGATTTAGGCCGTCCGATGGAAGCTTTTACCGATATGAGCAAGAGTCGCAAAGCCGGGTTTATTGGCTATCAAAGTACGCTGGATGCGTTTGTTCAGTTGTTCGAAAAGCTCAAAGCGGAGCGGGTAATTCCATAA
- a CDS encoding LysR family transcriptional regulator produces the protein MHDQRLKDIVPFVASIECGSFAAAAERLHITGSAVSKSVTRLETRLGSRLLERTTRSLKLTDAGNAYYQTCLRIMEELAEAEAVLAAQRSIPSGKLRLAVPNTYGRLAVMPLLVPFCQQHPELELSLRFSDRMVDLFDEGIDVAVRIGDTPNIPVSLACRQMGRERMVFCAAPDYLARAGRPTNSHALLQHPAILYERIDGSTKPWLLQAEDGHVQWRSVPHRMAMGDVDAQVQAVCAGLGVAQMPSWLIREPLARGELEIILPAHQPDGLMLTLVWPRRKQLLPKVDALLETLSQLTIR, from the coding sequence ATGCACGATCAACGTCTGAAAGATATCGTCCCCTTTGTTGCCAGCATCGAATGCGGCAGCTTTGCAGCGGCGGCAGAACGCCTGCATATCACCGGCTCGGCGGTGAGCAAAAGCGTCACCCGGCTGGAAACACGCCTCGGCTCCCGACTGCTGGAACGTACCACGCGCAGTCTGAAGCTGACCGATGCCGGTAATGCTTACTACCAGACCTGTCTCCGCATTATGGAAGAACTGGCAGAGGCCGAGGCAGTGCTGGCGGCTCAGCGCAGCATACCCTCTGGCAAATTACGGCTGGCGGTGCCCAACACTTATGGTCGTCTGGCAGTGATGCCTCTGCTGGTGCCGTTTTGCCAGCAACATCCTGAACTGGAACTGAGCCTGCGTTTTTCCGATCGGATGGTGGATCTGTTCGATGAAGGGATTGATGTGGCGGTGCGTATTGGCGATACGCCGAATATTCCGGTCTCACTCGCCTGCCGTCAGATGGGGCGCGAACGCATGGTGTTCTGCGCTGCACCGGATTATCTGGCGCGCGCCGGTCGTCCCACCAACAGCCACGCCCTGTTGCAACATCCGGCGATTTTATACGAGCGCATCGATGGCAGTACCAAACCCTGGTTGCTGCAAGCGGAGGATGGTCATGTGCAATGGCGCAGCGTACCGCACCGTATGGCGATGGGAGATGTGGATGCACAGGTTCAGGCGGTGTGCGCCGGACTGGGCGTTGCGCAGATGCCCTCCTGGCTAATACGCGAACCGCTGGCGCGCGGCGAACTGGAGATTATCCTGCCCGCCCATCAACCTGATGGCCTGATGCTGACGCTGGTATGGCCGCGCCGCAAGCAACTGCTGCCAAAAGTGGATGCGCTGCTTGAGACACTCAGCCAGCTGACGATTCGTTAA
- a CDS encoding Hok/Gef family protein — protein MKQHMARIVALIVICTAVVMAVLVLRKDLCEVRIRTGDTEVAVFTACESVK, from the coding sequence ATGAAGCAGCATATGGCGCGGATTGTCGCCCTGATCGTTATCTGTACCGCCGTTGTAATGGCGGTGCTGGTTTTGAGGAAAGACCTTTGTGAGGTCCGCATCCGAACTGGCGATACGGAGGTTGCTGTTTTCACAGCTTGTGAATCTGTCAAGTAA
- a CDS encoding NrsF family protein, whose amino-acid sequence MTDHNLLIEKLSQAAQPVKRPLPTRWRVLVWLAIAWPCGVLASLLVQRSLTDWSQPGAHWAMVQLALAFLLGWLAISSAFNMSIAGRRSISWKALLPLGLLWLALSILNIPRVEPPLHVGDGTNCYTFLLVVSTPMMVMMIASLRRTRALNPVRSLAMAGFGVACMAVTLLAFCHPVHLHKVDFFMHLAAIASIVVLTVLVGKRWVAIR is encoded by the coding sequence ATGACTGACCACAACCTGTTGATAGAAAAACTCAGCCAGGCCGCACAGCCGGTGAAGCGCCCGTTACCCACCCGGTGGCGCGTGCTGGTCTGGCTGGCGATTGCATGGCCATGCGGCGTGCTCGCCAGCCTGCTGGTACAACGCAGCCTGACGGACTGGTCACAACCCGGTGCGCACTGGGCAATGGTGCAACTGGCGCTGGCGTTCCTGCTCGGTTGGCTGGCGATCAGTAGCGCCTTTAATATGAGCATTGCCGGACGCCGTAGCATCAGCTGGAAAGCCTTGCTGCCGCTGGGTTTGCTGTGGCTGGCACTCAGTATCCTGAATATTCCCCGCGTCGAGCCGCCGCTGCATGTCGGGGACGGCACCAACTGTTATACCTTTCTGCTGGTGGTCAGCACGCCGATGATGGTGATGATGATTGCCAGCCTGCGGCGCACCCGGGCGCTAAATCCGGTTCGCAGCCTGGCAATGGCCGGATTCGGGGTCGCCTGCATGGCGGTAACGCTGCTGGCGTTTTGCCATCCGGTGCACCTGCATAAGGTGGATTTTTTTATGCATCTGGCAGCGATTGCCAGCATTGTGGTCCTGACGGTACTGGTGGGGAAACGTTGGGTGGCGATAAGGTAA
- a CDS encoding MetQ/NlpA family ABC transporter substrate-binding protein gives MKISLKLAAALLAVSALAHAANYSGPLKVGTTAAFAPPLETAVAEAKKQGLEVQLVEFTDWTAPNVSVENGDIDVNLFQHKPFLENANKEGGFHLVPYAPAIINNIGLYSKKHTSLDQIPQGGTVAIANDPINGARGLLLLQKAGLITLKPGVGLKATVDDIASNPKDLKIIEVEAVQLSRSLDEVDLAQGYPHYLRLAKTIDPEKALLFDGLEHPEYVIQFVIRDGHQDDPRLAKFVDIYQHSPVVRAKLDSFYGKLYQPGWSQ, from the coding sequence ATGAAAATTTCATTAAAACTGGCAGCCGCGTTGCTGGCCGTAAGCGCACTGGCGCATGCCGCCAATTACAGCGGGCCGCTGAAAGTCGGCACCACCGCCGCCTTTGCGCCACCGCTCGAAACTGCCGTGGCAGAGGCGAAAAAACAGGGACTGGAGGTCCAACTGGTGGAGTTTACCGACTGGACCGCGCCTAATGTCAGCGTGGAAAATGGTGACATCGACGTTAACCTGTTCCAGCACAAACCTTTCCTTGAGAACGCCAATAAAGAGGGCGGTTTCCACCTGGTGCCTTATGCGCCAGCCATTATTAATAACATCGGCCTGTACTCGAAAAAACATACCTCGCTGGACCAGATTCCCCAGGGCGGTACGGTGGCGATTGCCAATGACCCGATTAACGGCGCGCGTGGTCTGCTGCTGTTGCAGAAGGCCGGGTTGATCACCCTGAAGCCTGGCGTGGGGCTGAAAGCCACCGTCGATGATATTGCCAGCAACCCGAAAGATTTGAAGATTATTGAGGTGGAAGCGGTACAACTGTCGCGTTCACTGGACGAGGTCGATTTGGCGCAGGGCTACCCGCATTATCTGCGTCTGGCAAAAACCATTGATCCGGAAAAAGCGCTGCTGTTTGACGGGCTGGAACACCCGGAATATGTGATCCAGTTTGTGATTCGTGACGGTCATCAGGACGACCCGCGTCTGGCGAAGTTTGTGGATATCTATCAGCATTCGCCAGTGGTGCGCGCCAAACTGGATAGCTTTTACGGCAAACTGTATCAGCCGGGCTGGAGCCAGTAA
- a CDS encoding sigma-70 family RNA polymerase sigma factor, with amino-acid sequence MDTSDTERDNWPALMERAQAGDQSAYTRLLKALVPVIRSQVRKQLADDALIEDVIQDVLLTVHRVRHTYDPAYPFLPWLMAIISARAVDALRRRGRHQRWEVADDHLADVPAPTTPPRQDSQEELAGYLRQLPSRQREIVEHVHLREMSLMEAAAHNNLSVAAVKSLLHRALTNLRRFGAHHD; translated from the coding sequence ATGGATACAAGCGATACCGAGCGCGACAACTGGCCTGCACTGATGGAACGGGCGCAGGCGGGCGACCAGTCGGCATATACCCGACTGCTGAAAGCGCTGGTGCCGGTGATTCGATCGCAGGTACGAAAACAGCTCGCTGACGACGCGCTGATCGAAGACGTCATTCAGGATGTGCTGCTAACGGTGCATCGGGTACGTCATACCTACGATCCCGCGTATCCGTTCTTACCCTGGCTGATGGCGATTATTTCGGCACGCGCCGTGGATGCGTTGCGCCGTCGTGGACGGCATCAACGCTGGGAGGTGGCCGACGATCATCTGGCTGACGTGCCTGCCCCTACGACGCCACCGCGTCAGGATTCACAGGAGGAGCTGGCCGGCTATTTGCGCCAACTGCCTTCACGCCAGCGGGAGATTGTCGAACATGTCCATTTACGCGAAATGAGCCTGATGGAAGCGGCTGCACATAACAACCTGAGCGTCGCCGCAGTGAAATCGTTACTGCATCGCGCGCTGACCAATTTACGCCGCTTTGGAGCACATCATGACTGA
- a CDS encoding SfnB family sulfur acquisition oxidoreductase, whose amino-acid sequence MTQTLSKDNPAAAVLTHDADAINAARHLAEQAKVGAVERDQQRIYPRELLNQFTQLGLGSISVPRQFGGGGLSFQTVAEVFRLISASDPSLGQIPQNHFGLIQFILGEGTSHQQQQLLRAVVNGQRLGNGGPEKNTRHTRDVQAQLVTTSQGLRLTGEKFYSTGALFADILVTTALQDQQQPVMAFIPLPAAGVEIVDDWSGIGQRTTASGTVRLQQVAVDVQWVIPLPASDKPTLRGAVSQLIQAAIDAGIAQGALDDALEFVRSSSRPWVDAGVSRNADDPYILADIGRISTELTAANALLAHAARVLDAIDQPSLNAENGARASIAVAEAKVLTTEVALRASEKLLEWGGSRATLLRHGLDRHWRNARTHTLHDPVRWKTHAIGNYYLNDALPARHAWI is encoded by the coding sequence ATGACGCAAACCTTAAGCAAAGATAACCCTGCTGCGGCGGTGTTAACCCATGATGCTGACGCGATCAATGCTGCCCGCCATCTGGCGGAGCAGGCCAAAGTCGGGGCAGTCGAGCGCGATCAGCAACGTATTTATCCGCGTGAACTCCTTAATCAATTTACGCAACTGGGCCTGGGCAGTATTAGCGTGCCGCGCCAGTTTGGTGGGGGAGGATTGTCATTCCAGACGGTGGCTGAAGTTTTTCGCCTTATTTCTGCCAGCGATCCTTCACTGGGACAAATTCCGCAAAATCATTTTGGTTTGATTCAGTTCATCCTTGGCGAAGGAACGTCGCACCAGCAGCAGCAATTATTGCGCGCGGTGGTCAACGGGCAACGCCTGGGTAACGGTGGCCCGGAGAAAAATACCCGGCATACCCGTGATGTGCAGGCGCAACTGGTGACAACGTCACAGGGGCTGCGCCTCACCGGCGAAAAATTCTACTCAACCGGTGCGTTGTTCGCCGACATTCTGGTGACCACGGCGCTTCAGGATCAACAGCAGCCGGTGATGGCGTTTATCCCACTGCCGGCGGCGGGGGTGGAGATTGTTGATGACTGGTCCGGTATCGGTCAGCGCACCACCGCCAGCGGCACCGTACGTTTGCAGCAAGTGGCAGTGGATGTGCAATGGGTCATCCCGCTGCCCGCGTCAGACAAACCCACGTTGCGCGGCGCGGTGTCGCAGTTGATTCAGGCCGCAATTGATGCCGGTATCGCCCAGGGGGCGCTGGATGATGCGCTGGAGTTTGTGCGCAGTAGCTCGCGTCCGTGGGTGGATGCGGGCGTCAGCCGTAATGCGGATGACCCCTACATTCTGGCCGATATTGGTCGTATCAGCACCGAACTGACGGCGGCCAATGCGCTGCTGGCGCACGCGGCGCGCGTGCTGGACGCTATCGATCAACCGTCACTGAACGCGGAAAACGGTGCACGGGCGTCGATTGCGGTGGCGGAAGCCAAGGTGCTGACCACGGAGGTGGCGCTGCGTGCCAGCGAGAAGCTGCTCGAATGGGGAGGCAGTCGCGCCACCTTGCTGCGGCATGGTCTGGATCGTCACTGGCGTAATGCGCGCACCCATACCCTGCACGATCCGGTGCGCTGGAAAACCCATGCCATCGGCAATTACTACCTCAATGATGCGCTGCCCGCGCGCCATGCCTGGATTTAA